A region of the Saccharomyces eubayanus strain FM1318 chromosome V, whole genome shotgun sequence genome:
ACAATGACAATGGAGACTCAACTGCAGACTACGATGGCATGAAAAGATTCCGAATGGGTACAAAAAGGAATAAAAAAGGTAACCCAATAACGGGGAGGTCAAAGACCTTAAAGTGGGCCAGGAAGAATATCCCGAACCCATTCGAAGATTTCACAAAAGATGATGCCATTGATCCCGGTGCCATAAATCGTGCACAAGAGCTAAGAACTGTATACTATAATATGCCTCTACCAAAAGATATGATAGATGAAGAAGGCAACCCTATCATGCAGTATCCTCGTAATAAAATCAGAACAACCAAGTATACCCCTCTAACATTCCTTCCCaaaaacattttatttcaatttcataATTTCGCCAAcgtttattttttagttttaatCATTTTAGGTGCATTTCAGATTTTTGGTGTTACGAATCCTGGGTTAAGTGCAGTTCCATtagttgttattgttatcatCACAGCCATTAAAGATGCTATTGAAGACTCGAGAAGAACTGTGTTGGATTTAGAAGTGAACAATACTAGGACCCATATTTTGGAAGGTGTTGACAATGAGAATGTTTCCACAGACAATATTTCACTGTGGAGAAGGTTTAAAAAAGCAACTTCAAGATCTCTATTGAAATTTATACAGTATTGTAGAGAACATTTAACCAAAGAGggtaagaagaaaagaacacaAAGAAAGCGTCATGAACTAAAGGCGCAGAGAGCTGCTGCAACAAACGGACCAAGGTCTTCCCTAGACTCCGTTGAAAGTTACCGTGTGTCAGCAGATTATGGTCGCCCTTCACTAGATTACGATAATATGGGACAAGGAGCTGctaataatgatgaagCCAATATAATTGACAGATCCCTACCACCTAGAACGGATTGTAAATTTGCTAAGGACTATTGGAAAGGTGTGAAGGTCGGTGATATTATCCGTATCCACAATAATGACGAAATACCTGCTGATATTATCTTACTTTCAACATCCGATGCAGATGGTGCGTGTTATGTAGAAACTAAGAATTTGGATGGTGAGACAAACTTGAAGGTACGTCAATCGTTAAAATGTACCAATTCCATAAGGACTTCAAGAGATATTGCTCGGACAAAATTCTGGATCGAAAGTGAAGGGCCCCACTCAAATTTGTATACTTATCAAGGTAATATGAAATGGAAGGGTCCAACAGATGGCGAGACAAGGAACGAGCCCGTTACTATAAATAACGTCTTACTTCGTGGTTGCTCTCTTAGAAACACCAAATGGGCGATGGGTATAGTCATGTTTACTGGTGATGATACAAAAATCATGTTGAACTCTGGTATTACACCTACTAAAAAGTCAAGAATTTCGAGAGAGTTGAACTATTCTGTCattatcaattttttacttcttttcatcttgtGTTTTATTTCTGGTATTGCCAATGGTGTAtactacaaaaaaaaagatagatCTCGGTTTTCCTTCGAATTCGGAACAGTTGCTGGATCAGCGGCTACAAATGGgttcgtttctttttgggtCGCCGTTATTCTTTATCAATCATTAGTCCCCATTTCGCTATATATCTCTGTGGAAATTATTAAGACTGCACAGGCAGCCTTCATTTATGGGGATGTGTTACTTTACAACGCAAAGCTAGACTATCCTTGCACCCCAAAATCCTGGAATATTTCTGATGATTTGGGTCAGGTTGAGTACATTTTTTCGGACAAGACAGGTACATTGACACAGAATGTTATggaatttaaaaaatgtacTATCAATGGCATTTCATATGGTAGAGCATATACAGAAGCATTAGCAGGGTTGAGGAAAAGACAAGGTATAGATGTCGAAAGTGAAGGAATGCGTGAAAGAGCCGAAATATCTAAAGATAGAGACACAATGATTGATGAACTAAGAGCCTTATCTGGGAACTCACAGTTCTATCCTGAAGAAGTTACTTTCGTGTCGAAAGAGTTTGTTCGCGATCTAAAAGGTGCTAGCGGAGATATCCAACAAAAATGTTGTGAACACTTTATGCTTGCTTTAGCTCTATGTCATTCTGTTTTGGCAGAAGCAAATCCTGATgatccaaaaaaattggataTTAAGGCCCAATCTCCAGATGAAGCGGCGTTAGTGGCGACTGCCAGAGACGTGGGGTTCAGTTTTGTTGGAAAGACTAAAAAGGGCCTAATTATTGAAATGCAGGGTATTCAAAAAGAGTTTGAAATTatgaatattttggaatttAATTCATCCAGAAAGAGAATGAGTTGTATTGTCAAAATTCCAGGGTTATATCCAGAAGATGAACCTAAGGCTCTTTTAATCTGTAAAGGTGCCGATTCCGTCATATACTCAAGATTGAGTCGCCAGAATGGTGCCAATGATGAAACCGTTCTAGAAAAGACTGCTTTGCATTTAGAACAATACGCTACTGAGGGTTTAAGAACATTGTGTATAGCCCAAAGAGAATTAAGTTGGTCtgaatacaaaaaatggAATGAGAAATACGATGTTGCTGCCGCATCGTTAGCCAACAGAGAGGATGAATTAGAAGTTGTTGCAGATTCCATTGAGCGTGAACTGATATTGTTGGGTGGCACAGCTATTGAAGACCGTTTACAAGACGGTGTTCCGGATTGTATCGAATTGCTTGCAAAAGCAGGGATAAAATTATGGGTTCTTACAGGTGATAAAGTTGAAACGGCAATAAATATCGGCTTTTCTTGTaatcttttgaataacGAGATGGAATTACTGGTTATCAAAACAACTGGTGATGATGTGAAAGAATTTGGGTCAGATCCAAGTGAGATTGTGGATGCTTTACTTTCCAAGTATTTAAAGCAGTATTTTGGATTAAATGGTaccgaagaagaagtttttgaagCAAAAAAGGATCACGATTTTCCAAAGGGTAACTACGGTGTTGTTATCGATGGTGATGCGTTAAAGCTAGCTTTATATGGCGAAGATattagaagaaaatttcttctactttGTAAGAACTGCAGAGCAGTTTTATGCTGCAGAGTTTCCCCATCTCAAAAGGCTGCCGTTGTAAAGCTAGTCAGAGACTCGCTGGATGTTATGACTTTGGCTATTGGGGATGGTTCTAATGATGTTGCCATGATTCAATCTGCAGATGTTGGTATTGGTATTGCTGGTGAAGAAGGTCGACAAGCTGTCATGTGCTCAGATTACGCCATCGGTCAATTCAGGTATTTGGCCAGATTGGTACTTGTACATGGTAGATGGTCCTACAAAAGATTAGCAGAAATGATTCCGGAGTTTTTTTACAAGAATATGATTTTCACTTTGGCATTATTTTGGTATGGCATCTACAATAATTTTGATGGGTCTTATCTGTTTGAGTACACGTACTTGATGTTCTACAACTTAGCGTTCACGTCTTTACCAGTTATCTTCTTGGGTATTTTGGATCAGGATGTGAACGATACAATATCATTAATCATTCCTCAGTTATACCGTGTTGGGATTTTGAGGCTGGAATGGAACCAAAGGAAGTTTTTATGGTACATGCTCG
Encoded here:
- the DNF1 gene encoding aminophospholipid-translocating P4-type ATPase DNF1; the protein is MSSTIPGRGNTPMSPFEDTFQFEENSSNEDTHIGPPHVNDGVPANEYSRPRVSFNDEPPKSKREEAEEFTFNDDTEYDNHSFQPTPKLNNGSGTFDDVALDNDNGDSTADYDGMKRFRMGTKRNKKGNPITGRSKTLKWARKNIPNPFEDFTKDDAIDPGAINRAQELRTVYYNMPLPKDMIDEEGNPIMQYPRNKIRTTKYTPLTFLPKNILFQFHNFANVYFLVLIILGAFQIFGVTNPGLSAVPLVVIVIITAIKDAIEDSRRTVLDLEVNNTRTHILEGVDNENVSTDNISLWRRFKKATSRSLLKFIQYCREHLTKEGKKKRTQRKRHELKAQRAAATNGPRSSLDSVESYRVSADYGRPSLDYDNMGQGAANNDEANIIDRSLPPRTDCKFAKDYWKGVKVGDIIRIHNNDEIPADIILLSTSDADGACYVETKNLDGETNLKVRQSLKCTNSIRTSRDIARTKFWIESEGPHSNLYTYQGNMKWKGPTDGETRNEPVTINNVLLRGCSLRNTKWAMGIVMFTGDDTKIMLNSGITPTKKSRISRELNYSVIINFLLLFILCFISGIANGVYYKKKDRSRFSFEFGTVAGSAATNGFVSFWVAVILYQSLVPISLYISVEIIKTAQAAFIYGDVLLYNAKLDYPCTPKSWNISDDLGQVEYIFSDKTGTLTQNVMEFKKCTINGISYGRAYTEALAGLRKRQGIDVESEGMRERAEISKDRDTMIDELRALSGNSQFYPEEVTFVSKEFVRDLKGASGDIQQKCCEHFMLALALCHSVLAEANPDDPKKLDIKAQSPDEAALVATARDVGFSFVGKTKKGLIIEMQGIQKEFEIMNILEFNSSRKRMSCIVKIPGLYPEDEPKALLICKGADSVIYSRLSRQNGANDETVLEKTALHLEQYATEGLRTLCIAQRELSWSEYKKWNEKYDVAAASLANREDELEVVADSIERELILLGGTAIEDRLQDGVPDCIELLAKAGIKLWVLTGDKVETAINIGFSCNLLNNEMELLVIKTTGDDVKEFGSDPSEIVDALLSKYLKQYFGLNGTEEEVFEAKKDHDFPKGNYGVVIDGDALKLALYGEDIRRKFLLLCKNCRAVLCCRVSPSQKAAVVKLVRDSLDVMTLAIGDGSNDVAMIQSADVGIGIAGEEGRQAVMCSDYAIGQFRYLARLVLVHGRWSYKRLAEMIPEFFYKNMIFTLALFWYGIYNNFDGSYLFEYTYLMFYNLAFTSLPVIFLGILDQDVNDTISLIIPQLYRVGILRLEWNQRKFLWYMLDGLYQSVICFFFPYLTYHKNMLVTSNGLGLDHRYFVGVYVTTVAVISCNTYVLLHQYRWDWFSGLFIALSCLVLFTWSGIWSSAIASREFFKAAAHIYGTPSFWAVFFAGVLFCLLPRFTYDSFQKFFYPTDVEIVREMWQHGHFDHYPVGYDPTDPNRPKVTKAGEHGEKIIEGIALFDNLGTSNYSRDSVVTEEIPMTFMHEENETPSGYQKQEAWISSPRETQDLLQSPQFQQTQAFEPGPTSKVRSSLDRTREQMMATHQLDNRYSVERARTSLDLPGVTNAASLIGTQWNNRL